Proteins from one Panicum virgatum strain AP13 chromosome 7K, P.virgatum_v5, whole genome shotgun sequence genomic window:
- the LOC120640506 gene encoding trimethyltridecatetraene synthase-like — MELSFLAIALAAMVFVTTVLRFRQNRKYCLPPGPRPWPVIGSLNLLGPLTYRSLHELSLRYGPLMSVWVGSVRVVVGSSADAARMLLKSNDEAFIDRPRLNIGRYLFYNYSDMFWAPYGAYWRQARKLWHTELLSERQLKLHEHVHREEVKAMLRDLHAASSMGRAVAFRDHLLMLNLNVVSRMVMGKKYVAEGASSVTTPEEFRWMIVELFVLTGSLNIGDVIPWLNPLDLQGYIGRTKRLSRMMDRFLEHVLDEHIERRRREGDGFVAKDMVDLLLQLDEDPDMEVRIQRDGIKAFILDTISAGTDTSAVTIEWTLSELLKNPVALTMATEELDRVVGRDRLPTEGDRLTYLQAVIKESMRMNPATPLLSPRRCRRDAVVGSYSIPAGTCVAVNVWAIGRDPSVWEEPNDFRPERFLDRSTVDVKGQDFELLPFGSGRRMCPCMGLALKMLQLTL; from the exons ATGGAACTCTCCTTCCTTGCCATTGCTCTCGCCGCCATGGTTTTCGTAACGACGGTCCTGCGATTCAGGCAGAACCGCAAGTATTGTCTCCCGCCAGGCCCTAGGCCGTGGCCGGTCATCGGGAGCCTGAACCTGCTCGGCCCGCTTACTTACCGCTCCCTCCACGAGCTCTCCCTGCGGTATGGCCCGCTGATGTCCGTCTGGGTGGGCTCTGTCCGCGTCGTTGTCGGCTcctccgccgacgccgcccggATGCTCCTCAAGAGCAACGACGAGGCGTTTATCGACCGGCCTAGGCTCAACATTGGCAGGTACCTGTTCTACAACTACTCCGACATGTTCTGGGCGCCCTACGGCGCGTACTGGCGCCAAGCGCGCAAGCTCTGGCACACCGAGCTCCTCAGCGAGAGGCAGCTCAAGCTGCACGAACATGTCCACCGCGAGGAGGTGAAGGCCATGCTGCGCGACCTGCACGCGGCCTCATCAATGGGGCGTGCGGTGGCATTCAGGGACCACCTGCTCATGCTCAACCTCAACGTCGTCTCCCGCATGGTGATGGGCAAGAAGTACGTCGCGGAGGGGGCCAGCTCGGTGACGACGCCGGAGGAGTTCCGTTGGATGATCGTCGAGCTGTTCGTTCTCACCGGCTCGCTCAACATCGGCGACGTGATCCCCTGGCTTAACCCGCTGGACCTACAGGGGTACATTGGTAGGACGAAGAGGCTCAGCAGGATGATGGACAGGTTCCTCGAACACGTGCTGGACGAGCACATCGAGCGTCGTCGGCGCGAGGGTGATGGCTTTGTGGCGAAGGACATGGTTGACCTGCTGCTGCAGCTCGATGAAGACCCGGACATGGAGGTCCGCATCCAGCGGGACGGTATCAAGGCATTTATTCTG GACACCATCAGCGCCGGCACGGACACCTCGGCGGTGACCATCGAGTGGACCCTATCGGAGCTGCTGAAGAACCCAGTGGCCCTCACCATGGCCACCGAGGAGCTAGACCGCGTCGTCGGCCGTGACCGTCTGCCCACGGAGGGGGACCGTCTGACATACCTCCAGGCAGTAATCAAGGAGTCGATGCGCATGAATCCAGCTACACCACTGCTTTCGCCACGGCGGTGCCGCAGGGACGCAGTTGTGGGTAGCTACAGCATCCCGGCGGGCACTTGCGTGGCGGTCAACGTCTGGGccatcggccgtgacccttctGTGTGGGAGGAGCCCAATGATTTCCGACCAGAGCGATTCCTGGACCGCAGCACAGTGGATGTGAAGGGGCAGGACTTCGAGCTGCTACCGTTCGGATCTGGTCGCCGGATGTGCCCGTGCATGGGCCTTGCGCTGAAGATGCTACAGTTGACCCTGTAG